A region of the Cyanobium usitatum str. Tous genome:
GTGGCCGCAGCAGGGGCATGGCCGCCTCCCGCGGCGTGCGGTTGCCCTTGCGGACATTGCAGGGCAGACAGGCTGTGGTGACGTTTTCCCAGGTATCGAGGCCACCGCGGCTGCGGGGCACCACATGGTCGACAGAGAGCTGCTCAGCGCTGGCACCGCAGTACTGGCAGCGATGGCCATCGCGGTGAAACAGGTTGCGGCGGGTCAGGGGCAACGGCTTATAGGGCACCCGCACGAAATGACGCAGGCGGATCACTGTGGGTAGCAGGGTGTCCTCGCGAATTCTGCGGTCCGGGTCATGCTCAAGCCCCTCCGCCTTCCCCTTCAGCACCATCACCACCGCACGACGCCAGGTGGTGATGTTGAGGGGCTCGTAGGACGCGTTTAGAACGAGAACGTGGCCCATGCCAGCACCCGTGATCGGCGGCATGCTAGTGGCAATCTTCGCTGTAATCCGTGACCCAAGCGACCGAGACCAGCTGGAGTGCCCCGGCCCATGAGGCCAGCCTGGCTCGGCAACGGGCCTGGGTAGAGGTGAATACCGGTGCCATAAGTGCCAACGCCCGCAGCCTGAAACGCTGCATAGGCAATGGCACCGAGCTGATGGCTGTGGTCAAGGCCGACGGCTATGGCCATGGATCGATCCCCGTGGCCCGGGCCGCCCTCGCTGGTGGAGCCAGTCAGTGCGGTGTCGCCACCCTGAGCGAAGGCATCGAGCTGCGCAGGGCCGGCATCGAAGCGCCAATCCTGGTACTCGGCAACCTCACCCAGGTAGAGGAGCTGCGCAGCTGTCTGCACTGGCAGCTCATGCCAACCATCAGCGGCATGCGCGAAGCCCTGCTCTGCCAAAACCTCGCCAGCGGCCAAGGCCGCCCGATGGCTCTGCAGCTCAAACTCGACACTGGCATGGCTCGGCTCGGGGCCGATTGGCAGGAGGGGCCCAGACTCGTGGCCGCGATCACGGAACTGGAAGCCGTGCAGTTGGCCGGTCTCTATTCCCATCTCGCTAGTGCCGATGCATCAGCGGACGCCGATGACGGGCTCACCGATCAACAGCAGCGACTGTTCGAGACGGTGCTTCAGGCCCTAGAGCAGCAGCGCCTGCAGGCTGGCATCAGCCACCTGGCCAACTCGGCCGGCACCCTGCGCAGCCCAGGGTTGCACTAC
Encoded here:
- a CDS encoding HNH endonuclease; amino-acid sequence: MGHVLVLNASYEPLNITTWRRAVVMVLKGKAEGLEHDPDRRIREDTLLPTVIRLRHFVRVPYKPLPLTRRNLFHRDGHRCQYCGASAEQLSVDHVVPRSRGGLDTWENVTTACLPCNVRKGNRTPREAAMPLLRPPHRPLGSFSFEASRQISAGQHGEWAKYVIGS
- the alr gene encoding alanine racemase, which codes for MTQATETSWSAPAHEASLARQRAWVEVNTGAISANARSLKRCIGNGTELMAVVKADGYGHGSIPVARAALAGGASQCGVATLSEGIELRRAGIEAPILVLGNLTQVEELRSCLHWQLMPTISGMREALLCQNLASGQGRPMALQLKLDTGMARLGADWQEGPRLVAAITELEAVQLAGLYSHLASADASADADDGLTDQQQRLFETVLQALEQQRLQAGISHLANSAGTLRSPGLHYDLVRVGLALYGHSPAAHLASVTPLQGAMTLHARVSLIREVGSGVGVSYGHRFRTSRPSRLAVVGIGYADGVPRQLSNQLEVLFAGQRLAQVGAITMDQLVLDATDCPELEVGSVVTLLGQEGSEQITPTDWSDRCQTIPWEILCGFKHRLPRLTAAQAAWEAPGDRAH